From Patescibacteria group bacterium, the proteins below share one genomic window:
- the ppsA gene encoding phosphoenolpyruvate synthase yields MNKKYIVWMEEVGIDDVARVGGKNASLGEMIRNLTAKGIRVPSGFITTADAYRYFLDSTGLTAQIAQALKGLDTSNLKDLARRGKAVRTMILRARMPDDLATDIAGAYAEMEQRYGKNIDVAVRSSATAEDLPGASFAGEHETYLGIRGVRDVTTGIQSAMASLFTDRAISYRVDKGFAHEQIALSVGIQQMVRSDLGASGVMFSIDTESGFKDVVVINAVWGLGEMIVQGHVTPDEYLVFKPMLGKAQSAIIEKKLADKSKKMIYAKGGGAGVKKTKVVSTSARDRLSFVMSDAEVATLAGWAVEIEQHYSEKRGRWTPMDMEWARDGKTGELFIVQARPETVQAERDFTKVTEYVRTENSKELVRGISVGSKVAVGKVRVILNPKDISKFQKGEVLVTTMTDPDWEPIMKIASAIVTDKGGRTSHAAIVSRELGIPAIVGCGNATRALKTGTDVTIDTTGSEGIVLAGRLKFKMMSHDMKALPSPKTKVMVNIATPDIAFERSFLPVMGVGLAREEFIIASHIGIHPMALLQFSKLSPKIKKEIEHRTAGWHDKTAFYVDNLAYGIAKIGAAFYPRPVIVRFSDFKTNEYRTLLGGEAFEPVEENPMIGWRGASRYYDPKFKEAFMLECHAIKKVRDEMGLTNVIPMVPFCRTIEEGKQTLQIMASVGLVAKSLAPDKADAVPVYVMCEIPSNVLLADQFLDLFDGMSIGSNDLTQLALGLDRDSGIVSHISNENDPTVRELIAQAIKVCRRRGKYIGICGQGPSDLPDFALFLIEQGIESISLNPDTVVKTIISIAEKEKTLG; encoded by the coding sequence ATGAATAAAAAATATATTGTATGGATGGAAGAGGTAGGTATCGATGATGTAGCTCGCGTGGGAGGTAAAAATGCCTCGCTTGGCGAGATGATCCGCAACCTTACCGCAAAGGGCATTCGTGTGCCGTCTGGCTTTATCACAACTGCTGATGCTTATCGATATTTTCTTGACTCAACAGGTCTAACAGCACAAATAGCTCAAGCGCTCAAAGGTCTCGATACGAGCAATCTCAAGGATTTAGCTCGTCGAGGTAAGGCTGTTCGAACGATGATCTTGCGTGCTCGCATGCCCGATGATCTCGCTACTGACATTGCTGGTGCATATGCCGAGATGGAGCAGCGGTATGGCAAAAATATTGATGTCGCCGTTCGTTCAAGTGCTACTGCAGAAGATTTGCCGGGGGCAAGTTTCGCGGGAGAGCATGAGACATATTTGGGGATTCGTGGCGTACGCGATGTGACGACTGGCATACAGTCAGCTATGGCGTCACTCTTTACCGATCGCGCGATTTCCTACCGTGTTGATAAAGGATTTGCGCATGAGCAGATTGCACTCTCAGTTGGCATTCAGCAGATGGTACGCTCCGATCTTGGTGCTTCAGGTGTGATGTTTTCTATCGATACCGAGAGCGGGTTTAAAGATGTAGTAGTGATCAACGCCGTGTGGGGTCTTGGTGAGATGATCGTACAGGGGCACGTGACGCCTGATGAGTATTTGGTTTTTAAGCCCATGCTTGGCAAGGCGCAGAGCGCCATTATTGAAAAAAAACTCGCGGACAAATCAAAAAAGATGATATACGCGAAGGGAGGTGGCGCTGGAGTCAAGAAAACAAAAGTTGTCTCAACCTCTGCCCGTGATCGATTGAGCTTCGTGATGAGTGATGCTGAAGTTGCTACGCTTGCAGGGTGGGCCGTTGAAATAGAACAGCACTATTCAGAAAAGCGGGGACGCTGGACGCCCATGGATATGGAGTGGGCACGTGATGGCAAAACAGGCGAACTTTTTATCGTGCAGGCGCGACCTGAAACGGTTCAAGCAGAACGCGATTTTACAAAGGTGACCGAATATGTGCGTACTGAGAATAGTAAAGAATTGGTGCGCGGTATTTCGGTTGGTAGTAAGGTAGCGGTAGGCAAGGTGCGCGTCATTCTGAATCCTAAAGATATTAGTAAGTTTCAAAAAGGCGAGGTGCTCGTCACGACTATGACGGATCCTGATTGGGAGCCGATTATGAAGATTGCTTCAGCTATCGTGACAGATAAAGGTGGGAGGACGTCGCATGCGGCTATTGTCAGTCGTGAGCTTGGAATCCCAGCTATTGTAGGATGTGGCAACGCGACGCGCGCACTCAAGACCGGTACCGATGTGACGATTGATACAACAGGCAGCGAAGGTATAGTGCTTGCGGGTCGTCTGAAATTTAAAATGATGTCGCATGATATGAAGGCGCTGCCGTCGCCAAAGACTAAGGTGATGGTGAATATTGCTACTCCTGATATCGCGTTTGAACGCTCCTTTTTGCCAGTGATGGGCGTAGGGCTCGCACGCGAGGAGTTTATTATCGCATCACACATCGGTATTCACCCCATGGCGTTGCTACAGTTTTCAAAACTTTCGCCAAAGATCAAAAAAGAGATTGAACATCGCACCGCAGGGTGGCACGATAAAACAGCATTTTATGTAGATAACCTTGCTTACGGTATCGCAAAAATAGGTGCGGCGTTTTATCCACGTCCGGTAATCGTGCGTTTCTCTGACTTTAAGACAAATGAATATCGAACACTTTTGGGTGGCGAAGCATTTGAGCCTGTTGAAGAAAATCCCATGATCGGTTGGCGAGGGGCATCTCGCTACTATGATCCGAAGTTCAAAGAGGCTTTTATGCTTGAATGTCATGCGATTAAAAAAGTCCGCGATGAAATGGGGCTTACCAATGTGATACCGATGGTACCGTTTTGCCGAACAATCGAAGAGGGAAAACAGACCTTACAGATTATGGCGTCAGTTGGATTGGTGGCGAAATCACTCGCGCCAGACAAGGCAGATGCCGTACCCGTCTATGTTATGTGTGAGATTCCCTCTAATGTACTTCTTGCTGACCAGTTTCTTGATTTATTTGATGGCATGTCAATCGGTTCCAATGACCTGACTCAATTGGCGTTGGGACTTGATCGAGACTCGGGTATCGTGAGTCATATCTCAAATGAAAATGATCCTACGGTACGTGAGCTTATTGCTCAAGCCATCAAGGTATGCCGTCGACGCGGTAAATATATCGGCATTTGCGGACAGGGGCCATCAGATTTACCGGACTTCGCACTTTTCTTAATTGAGCAAGGTATCGAAAGTATTTCACTCAATCCTGATACAGTCGTCAAGACGATTATCTCTATCGCAGAAAAAGAAAAAACGTTAGGATAG
- a CDS encoding hydroxyacid dehydrogenase — translation MKTTFFGTKLWEQEYLQQKIAKRALAVEPSFVTDIVTPDKLPQDTSAEIACVFVDSVVSKPVIDALPNLKFIPTRSTGYDHVDLVAAAAKNIPVSNVPSYGENTVAEQAFALLLSISRKIYLAYDQIRETGSFKFDALQGFDLKGKTIGVIGTGRIGKHSIKIAKGFDMRVVAYDPHPNQDLAKEFNFEYMSLEDVLRASDVVTIHVPYMPETHHLFNEKSFPFMKKNAVLINTSRGPVVDTQALVMALKNGQIGGAGLDVLEEEGVIKDELDFIVHGHPEGHDLKTILANHVLFDMPNVVITPHNAFNTREALQRILDTTLDNIEAFLKGAPINVVKK, via the coding sequence ATGAAGACAACTTTTTTCGGAACAAAACTTTGGGAGCAGGAATACTTACAGCAAAAAATTGCCAAACGAGCGCTCGCTGTGGAACCGTCATTTGTCACTGATATTGTGACGCCAGATAAGCTACCACAAGATACATCGGCTGAGATTGCCTGTGTGTTTGTGGATTCGGTGGTTTCAAAGCCAGTCATCGACGCATTACCAAATCTCAAGTTTATCCCTACTCGCTCGACTGGTTACGATCATGTTGATCTTGTGGCTGCGGCAGCAAAAAATATTCCCGTATCTAACGTACCGTCATATGGAGAGAACACGGTAGCAGAGCAAGCTTTTGCTCTTTTGCTTTCGATTTCACGTAAGATATACCTTGCGTATGATCAGATTCGCGAGACGGGCAGTTTCAAGTTTGATGCGCTCCAAGGGTTTGATCTCAAGGGAAAGACCATCGGTGTTATTGGCACGGGGCGTATTGGCAAGCATAGTATCAAGATTGCCAAAGGTTTTGATATGCGTGTAGTCGCCTATGACCCACATCCAAACCAAGATTTGGCTAAAGAGTTTAACTTCGAATATATGTCACTCGAAGACGTGCTACGCGCAAGCGATGTGGTAACGATTCATGTACCATATATGCCCGAGACACATCATTTGTTCAATGAAAAATCATTTCCGTTTATGAAAAAAAATGCAGTGCTCATCAATACGAGTCGTGGTCCAGTGGTAGATACGCAAGCCTTGGTTATGGCACTTAAAAATGGACAGATTGGTGGCGCGGGTCTTGATGTACTTGAAGAAGAAGGGGTTATTAAAGATGAACTTGATTTTATTGTGCATGGGCACCCAGAGGGGCATGATCTTAAAACAATTCTTGCCAATCACGTGCTCTTTGATATGCCCAATGTAGTGATTACGCCACATAATGCATTTAATACTCGTGAAGCACTTCAGCGCATTCTTGATACGACGCTCGATAATATCGAAGCTTTCTTGAAAGGGGCGCCGATTAATGTAGTAAAGAAATAA
- a CDS encoding YbaB/EbfC family nucleoid-associated protein: MFDKLKQINELRKMQQMVAGERVTAECNGVKVTVNGTLVVEEISLNSQLSQTDQERALKDALNDANKKMQTQLAQKLGGMMPR; the protein is encoded by the coding sequence ATGTTCGACAAACTCAAGCAAATAAACGAATTGCGTAAGATGCAGCAGATGGTGGCGGGTGAGCGGGTGACCGCCGAGTGCAATGGCGTGAAGGTGACGGTGAACGGTACCTTGGTGGTAGAAGAGATCTCACTCAACTCACAACTTTCGCAGACAGATCAAGAACGCGCGCTCAAAGATGCGCTTAACGATGCAAACAAAAAAATGCAAACCCAGCTCGCCCAAAAACTCGGCGGTATGATGCCGAGGTAA
- a CDS encoding DUF6339 family protein, with the protein MERIKVFTTPFLQRLGQRLQSEDAIRGYVAGKAPSFSASDVRDTILEIEALPKLDADLTAFENARALYESLRGLDRTMASDQRLWAWLAHVPFMDYMAKRWPVADQSEEKRSRYIAQHWFVGTQTTTAYLRHGIALLWWGAHITYDEKREDPFELTREFFALYEYTRQLDGSLGKSDSFVHVLLDFISNNPKYFEQFKEDKVRALMRRLNFVGAYRILPALDDKNLRNILKESLVD; encoded by the coding sequence ATGGAACGCATTAAAGTATTTACTACACCATTTCTTCAAAGACTGGGCCAACGGCTTCAGAGCGAAGATGCAATTCGTGGATATGTTGCGGGCAAAGCCCCAAGTTTTTCTGCGTCCGATGTCAGAGACACTATTCTTGAAATTGAAGCATTACCAAAACTTGATGCCGATCTTACCGCATTTGAAAATGCGCGAGCTCTTTATGAGTCGTTGCGTGGATTAGATCGTACTATGGCATCGGATCAACGACTGTGGGCGTGGCTAGCTCATGTGCCATTTATGGACTATATGGCAAAACGATGGCCGGTTGCAGACCAGTCAGAAGAAAAACGTTCACGATACATTGCCCAACACTGGTTTGTAGGCACACAGACAACCACAGCGTATTTACGCCATGGTATCGCTTTACTTTGGTGGGGAGCACATATTACTTACGATGAAAAAAGGGAGGACCCTTTTGAACTTACGCGAGAATTTTTTGCACTTTATGAGTATACAAGACAACTAGACGGCTCTCTTGGTAAATCTGACTCATTTGTTCATGTTCTGCTTGATTTTATTTCAAATAATCCAAAGTATTTTGAACAATTCAAAGAGGATAAAGTTCGTGCGCTAATGCGTCGGTTAAATTTTGTCGGTGCTTATAGAATTTTACCAGCACTCGACGATAAAAATTTGAGAAATATCCTTAAGGAATCATTGGTTGATTAA